A single genomic interval of Corvus hawaiiensis isolate bCorHaw1 chromosome 5, bCorHaw1.pri.cur, whole genome shotgun sequence harbors:
- the LOC125326650 gene encoding protocadherin-23-like, producing the protein MARRLRAGRCRGGQGGAPPTGWALALLVPLWLRAAGGGAAPVYNLSLAVDEGLPAETLVGDIRAGLPAGADPPGGFLLSEGSGESAVLADFHVQPETGIIRTARRLDRERRARYSFAAATLRGEVVQVEIAVTDVNDHPPRFPKDSLQLNISELSPPGTAFRLPAARDPDAGRFGTQGYALLEEGGAAGEPPLFQLRYVRPEPLELVLLQRLDRERAEVHRLVVEAWDGGSPRRRGRLRVLVRVLDENDNAPAFSRGEYRARLREDAPPGTAVCRLRATDPDLGANGEVRYAINRRQSDPDGYFAVEERSGVLRLRRPLDREARALHRLVVEARDGGAQPEVSSVLVSVAVLDVNDNRPSIRLLYLTETGGPRVSEGARPGDYVARVSVSDADEGGDAEGAEGGGGIALALLGGDGAFALRAAGAGVFFLCVAGPLDRESRDLYELRLVATDGGTPPLSAEEPLLLRVADLNDEAPAFPQPHYRAAVSEAASPGTAVLRLTASDADEPGSPNAEVRYELEGDAAALALLRIDARSGAVSTRARLDRERQAALELRVVARDGGVPPRAAACRLSVRVEDANDNEPRFERAVYRARLPEHAARGRRLLQVLMH; encoded by the exons ATGGCGCGGCGGCTGCGAGCCGGCAGGTGCCGGGGCGGGCAGGGCGGCGCTCCCCCGACGGGATGGGCGCTGGCGCTGCTGGTGCCGCTGTGGCTGcgcgcggcgggcggcggcgcggcgccgGTGTATAACCTCAGCCTGGCAGTGGACGAGGGGCTGCCGGCCGAGACGCTGGTGGGCGATATCCGCGCGGGGCTGCCGGCGGGCGCGGACCCGCCGGGTGGCTTCCTGCTGTCCGAGGGGAGCGGCGAGTCGGCGGTGCTGGCGGACTTCCACGTCCAGCCGGAGACGGGCATCATCCGCACGGCGCGGCGGCTGGACAGGGAGCGGCGGGCGCGCTACAGCTTCGCGGCGGCCACGCTGCGCGGCGAGGTGGTGCAGGTGGAGATCGCTGTCACCGACGTGAACGACCACCCGCCACGCTTCCCGAAGGACAGTCTGCAGCTCAACATCTCCGAGCTCAGCCCGCCCGGCACCGCTTTCCGCCTGCCGGCTGCCCGCGACCCCGACGCCGGCCGCTTCGGCACGCAGGGCTACGCACTGCTGGAGgagggcggcgcggcgggggaGCCGCCGCTCTTCCAGCTGCGCTATGTGCGGCCAGAGCcgctggagctggtgctgctgcagcggCTGGACCGCGAACGGGCGGAGGTCCACCGGCTGGTGGTGGAGGCGTGGGACGGCGGCAGCCCGCGGCGACGCGGCCGCCTGCGGGTGTTGGTGCGGGTGCTGGACGAGAACGACAACGCGCCCGCATTCAGCCGCGGCGAGTACAGGGCGCGGCTGCGGGAGGACGCGCCGCCgggcaccgccgtctgccgccTACGGGCCACTGACCCCGACCTGGGTGCCAACGGCGAGGTGCGGTACGCCATCAATCGCCGGCAGAGTGACCCCGACGGCTACTTCGCGGTGGAGGAGCGCAGCGGCGTCCTGCGCCTCCGCCGCCCGCTGGACCGCGAGGCGCGGGCCCTGCACCGCCTGGTCGTGGAGGCGCGGGACGGCGGCGCCCAGCCCGAAGTCTCCAGCGTCCTCGTCTCCGTGGCCGTGCTGGACGTGAACGACAACCGGCCCTCCATCCGTCTGCTCTACCTCACCGAGACCGGCGGTCCGCGGGTATCCGAAGGGGCTCGGCCCGGCGACTACGTGGCCCGAGTCTCCGTCTCGGACGCCGACGAGGGCGGCGACGCGGAGGGAGCCGAGGGCGGCGGGGGCATCGCGCTGGCCCTGCTGGGCGGCGACGGCGCTTTCGCGTTGCGGGCGGCCGGGGCCGGCGTTTTCTTCCTCTGCGTGGCGGGGCCACTGGACCGCGAGAGCCGCGACCTCTACGAGCTGCGGCTGGTGGCCACGGACGGCGGCACGCCGCCGCTCTCCGCCGAGGAGCCGCTGCTGCTGCGCGTCGCCGACCTCAACGACGAGGCGCCCGCGTTCCCGCAGCCCCACTACCGCGCCGCCGTCTCGGAGGCCGCCTCCCCCGGCACCGCCGTGCTCCGCCTCACCGCCTCCGACGCCGACGAGCCGGGCTCGCCCAACGCCGAGGTGCGGTACGAGCTGGAGGGCGACGCGGccgccctggccctgctgcgcATCGACGCGCGGAGCGGCGCCGTCAGCACGCGCGCGCGCCTGGACCGGGAGCGGCAGGCGGCGCTGGAGCTGCGCGTGGTGGCGCGGGACGGCGGGGTGCCCCCGCGCGCCGCCGCGTGCCGCCTCAGCGTGCGCGTGGAGGACGCCAACGACAACGAGCCGCGGTTCGAGCGCGCCGTGTACCGCGCGCGCCTGCCCGAGCACGCCGcgcgcggccgccgcctcctccAG gTTTTGATGCATTAA